In Desulfobulbus oralis, one DNA window encodes the following:
- the rpiB gene encoding ribose 5-phosphate isomerase B: MKLGIASDHAGYLLKQALVPFLGELGHEVQDLGCDSQAPVHYPDFADRLCLAMKDCAFERGILVCGTGIGMSMVANRHRYIRAALCHDALGARLSREHNNANVLCLGGRILGTALAMDIVAVWLATEFAGGRHQRRIELFC, translated from the coding sequence GTGAAGCTCGGCATTGCTTCGGATCACGCCGGCTACCTCCTCAAGCAGGCGCTCGTTCCTTTTCTCGGGGAATTGGGGCATGAGGTGCAGGACCTGGGCTGCGACAGTCAGGCTCCGGTACACTATCCGGATTTCGCGGACCGGCTCTGTCTGGCCATGAAGGACTGCGCCTTCGAGCGCGGCATTCTTGTCTGCGGCACCGGCATCGGCATGTCCATGGTGGCCAACCGTCACCGCTACATCCGCGCGGCCCTGTGCCACGACGCCCTGGGGGCGCGTCTGAGCCGGGAGCACAACAATGCCAACGTGCTCTGCCTGGGCGGCCGGATTCTGGGGACTGCGCTGGCCATGGATATCGTGGCCGTCTGGCTGGCCACCGAATTTGCCGGCGGCCGGCACCAGAGGCGGATCGAGCTGTTTTGCTGA